In Zingiber officinale cultivar Zhangliang chromosome 6A, Zo_v1.1, whole genome shotgun sequence, a single genomic region encodes these proteins:
- the LOC121995109 gene encoding uncharacterized protein LOC121995109 yields MSLILQQSRQIVEAYQSNNEIRRRSRFIQRNREAGHVRLFNDYFSTSPVYPDQIFRRRFRMRKDLFCLIVNALQSHSSYFHQSDDAARRKGDHLDEYLRIGESIAIKCLFKFCDYMVELFGDRYLRRPNADDVQRLLQMHNERHDFPEMLGSLDCMHWEWKNYPVAWKGQFTRGHGSPTIVLEAIAS; encoded by the exons ATGTCGTTGATACTTCAACAAAGTCGACAAATAGTTGAAGCATACCAAAGTAATAACGAGATACGGCGAAGAAGTAGGTTCATCCAAAGAAATCGTGAAGCCGGACATGTGAGGCTCTTCAATGATTATTTCTCCACAAGCCCGGTGTATCCAGATCAAATATTTCGAAGACGATTTCGCATGCGAAAAGATTTATTTTGTCTCATAGTTAATGCACTTCAAAGTCATTCTTCGTATTTTCACCAGAGTGATGATGCTGCAAGAAGAAAAG GCGACCATCTTGATGAGTACCTACGCATTGGTGAATCAATTGCCATCAAGTGTTTGTTCAAGTTTTGCGATTATAtggttgaactatttggtgatcGATACTTGAGAAGGCCGAATGCTGATGATGTTCAACGTCTTCTTCAAATGCATAATGAGAGGCACGACTTTCCTGAAATGTTGGGCAGCCTTGATTGCATGCATTGGGAATGGAAAAATTATCCAGTTGCTTGGAAAGGCCAGTTTACAAGAGGTCATGGATCACCAACAATAGTACTTGAAGCGATCGCGTCTTAA
- the LOC121997226 gene encoding vacuolar protein-sorting-associated protein 37 homolog 1: MNWKFPIFGGAQQQPPQPNFQEIPAQSWYPPSVNSPSQASTANSSSGGSARPRTYDHPQSPSHGQSSPTEAAGIIAQLKNKSVDELRKLLTDKEAYGTFFNSLDQVKIQNNLRDELRKETLQLAKENLEKEPQILELRNQCTVIRTSELAAAEEKLTELERIKEETLGRCSPSGLLEKLHERMNEVDEESEALHRQLLEKEIDLPTFVQKYKKLRTLYHRRALLHLAAKTSGLTS; encoded by the exons ATGAATTGGAAGTTTCCAATTTTTGG GGGTGCCCAACAACAGCCACCTCAGCCAAATTTCCAAGAAATTCCAGCTCAGTCTTGGTATCCTCCATCAGTAAATTCACCTTCACAAGCTTCAACTGCAAACAGTTCTTCTGGTGGCAGTGCTCGTCCAAGAACTTATGATCACCCCCAGTCACCATCTCATGGGCAGTCATCACCTACTGAGGCTGCTGGTATAATTGCTCAATTGAAGAACAAAAG TGTTGATGAACTGAGAAAGCTTTTAACAGACAAGGAAGCATATGGCACCTTTTTTAATTCTCTTGACCAAGTAAAAATTCAGAATAAT CTAAGAGATGAACTTCGGAAGGAGACATTGCAACTTGCTA AGGAGAACTTGGAAAAGGAACCTCAAATTTTGGAGCTCAGAAACCAG TGCACTGTTATCCGGACGTCAGAGTTGGCAGCTGCTGAAGAGAAATTAACTGAACTGGAGAGGATAAAAGAAGAAACTCTGGGACGTTGTTCGCCATCAGGACTACTGGAAAAGCTTCACG AGAGAATGAATGAGGTGGATGAGGAATCAGAGGCACTACACCGGCAGCTACTTGAGAAGGAGATTGACCTTCCAACTTTTGTACAAAAGTACAAAAAACTCCGCACTCTTTATCACAGGCGGGCACTTCTTCATCTTGCAGCCAAGACGTCGGGTCTAACGTCTTAA